The region TGCACTAAATTGTGAAATGCATTTGCGGAGTTGCGCAAACCGGCGCAATTactctctttttgatgaatcttaatcattaAACTTTTGTACATTGGGTTTTAAGTCAATGGCTACACTACGATTTCTGATAAACTTATCTCGTATCTGATTTGACAATTCAAAGCTGCCGCAACAATTTTGCGCAATTACAGTAAGCACAGTCTAGTAAGATACCTgcttaaccttaagcacactgaattagccgtttggcacctaaaaaaaaatataatgctCTATTAGCTCtagtgttaggcagcagggagaaggttaagtttacttcgtgaatgatttcatcagattggagaatgactgaatagcaagttttttttttgttttttcgcaACCAAGAAGTATTTACATGAGCTGACAAATCTGTCACCTTTATATCAGGGCAATACTGCCTTGTTATCAGTAACACCTAGCCTAAGTGcgctgtgaaccagtcagtattgccctgatgaagaggACAGTCTAGactgtcatcgaaacgtcggctcttgtagaTACTTCCTATTCAGGTTGAAGAACCTTCCTATTCATGTTGAAGTCCACTATGCCAGTACGAGAGGCCGGCCTAAGTGGATCACACGTAACCGTACACTGGCGTTCGGCCTTGTCCCGGCGAGAGTCGGGCCCGAGCACGCTATATCGGGGCGCCGTGCGGCCTGAGCGGGGTGAACTCAGGTCACAGCTGGGCAGGACCTGGATTTCAGGGACACCTGCCGACAGGAGGCAGCTGTGGACCtctcctctttctctctcctccCCAATCTCTGTCTATTTCTGTTtcaatttatctatctatcaatttCTCTATCCCTATATATATTTCTtcatctctctccctctctctctctccatttcTCTATCTCTATCCATTTctttatccatccatctatcctcCTATCTTCCTATCTATCTTCCTATCTATCTTCCTATCTACCTTCCTATCTACCTTCCTATCTATCTTCCTATCTATCTTCCTATCTATCTTCCTATCTCCCTTCCTATCGATCTTCCTATCTATTTTCCTATCTTCCTATCTGTCCATTTCTATTAATCCATTTATCTACTTTTCAAACAattaaaaatacaatcaatCCAGTCTAGAGTCACTACGGACAGGGACCTTAGACCCGTTTTACACACGGGTTTTTGATGCGACTTGGAGTCGCCTCAGGCCTGTGCAAGaggaaccctaggccactcaagtagcgtttggGGTCCATTGAGGTTATGTCATCGTGACCTTAACGGTCTTGAAGTTTGGCAAGGTGTACGTAAGATGTCCCCGTAGAGTCAAGTTTGTTTGACCTTAGTGTTGCTGATCGAGCATAAACTTAAGACGTCTGCAACCTCGAGACGAAACTAAAGAAGCCACAATAAGGAGGCGACGAAGGAAAGGATGAGGGTGATTGATTATCTCCTTAGGAAGATGCGCGTCTTAGGCTAGTTCTTGGACGTCTTCTGTTTGTCTCGCATGaccggtaaactgcctttaggtgtaacacactgGTTCTGTACAGTACGtgcaagctgcgtaagaccggactgtaggtttgagccactcacaccgggatggaccctactctattcgataagtgtggtgggttctttaagttTAGCATGCACGAGGCGAGCTTCTCCTACAAAAAGGGGCATTTAAGTGTCATCTGAGGGGACATCCCCAACCAAATCTGGGCACTCACTTACACCTGAGTCCAATGAGGAGAAAGGCGTCAAtcacctttcccaagggcacgacataCGGGCCTGCTGggggttcgaacccagaacctttagattctaactcCAACAACCCTAACCGTAAGACCACCTGAAGGTCTTTTCGCTTCTCTTGGCATTCAGCGCGATGGtcactgaatgaatgaaggaatgaatgaatgaatggctgagtgaatgaatgaatggctgagtgaatgaatgaatgaatggatgaatgagtgaatgaatgaatgaatgaataaatggctgagtaaatgaatgaatgaatgaatgaatgaacaactGATTGAATGAAGGAATaactgattgattgaatgaatgaatgaatgaatggctggctggctgagtgaatgaatgaatgaatgaatgaatggctgagtgaataatgaatgaatgaatgaatgaatgaatgaatgaatgaatgaatgaatgaatgaatgaatgagtacaCTTCGAAAGCACACACATGTCGCCATGCGTGGAATTCTATTCTGTTGACAGGTGGAATACTTCAACGCTAAAgaaacaatattttctttgtttcctcAGGAATCGGTCTGGCTCCTTACACGGCCAAGTGGAAGGCGCAGCGTCGCTTCACCGACAGAACCTTGAGACGTCTTGGCATCGGCAAGGTCACCTTCGAGGGCAAGGTCATGCGCGAAGTCGATGACCTTGTCTCCACAATTAGTGACCAGCAGGGCGCCCCGTTTGACCCCAAGTATCACGTAGGGGTGggcgtgctgaacatcatctgCTCTCTGGTGTTCGGGGAACACTTCAAGCACGACGATCCCTTATTCCTGAAGCTGTTCAACGCCTTGGAAGACATTTCCCGCTACGGGGGGTCCACGAAGCACCTGAACATTATCCCCGCCTTGCGGTACGTCCCGGTACTGAACCACGGCGCCGTTCGAACCATGGCGGCCGTTAGCAACGGACGGGACTTCATCTCCACCATGATTGGTCAACACAAGGCGAACTTTGACCCTGGCAACATCCGGGACTTCATCGACGCCTACCTGCTGGCCATCTCAGAAGAACCCGAGGAAAAACGCGGGGAAGATTTCTTGAACGAAGAAGAGCTGAGACAAGACATTTTTGACTTGTTCATCGCTGGCACGGAGTCTACGACGGCGACAATCCTGTGGTCGCTCCTACTCCTCTCCGTACACCCAGAAATACAGACCAAGATTCAGAATGAACTTGACACTGCCCTTGGCCCGTACCGGGACGCGTCAGTCCTCGATCGGCAGTCCCTGCCCTACACCGAGGCGACCATTCTCGAAGTTCTCCGGTTCAGACCCACGCCGTTCGGCCTCCCCCACGCTACCACGGCCGACGCCACGCTGCGCGGGTTTGAAATTCCCGCCAAAACGCAGGTCCTCGTCAACAGGTGGGCCATGAACATGGACGACCGGAAGTGGTCACACCCCGACAGGTTCGACCCAGGGCGCTTCCTTGACCCGGAAGGACATCTGGACGTGCCCGTGCACTTCAGACCGTTCCTTATGGGTGAGTTCAATTTCATCGGCTTTCACAATTTCATTAATAGATATAGATCTAACTACTTTTAATAGATATAGATCTAACTACTTAAGTAAAAGTCGGAAAAGAACGGAAAAGAAATTCTGGATGTAGGTGATTCTTCAACCACTTATCTTAAACCAAACTGCGGTCATTATGTTTGAAatggaaagaaagaaggaaaagaaTCAGAGGTTTCAATCACCATATAACCAGCTTTCCTTGACAAATTCGTGCTGTGATGTGATGTGTCGCTCCTTTATCATTTAGAACACTGAAATACCGGGGTTAGTCAGCAGGATCGTCCATTTCGAAAGACTGCGATCCCTATGCTTCCAATATCGAGAAATCAGGGTTTAAACCAATGATACCTATTGGTCGCTAGGCTCGGACTATAACTAGAACCCCCAAACGCGCGGTCTCGTAAGAGGGATTGCTAACAGTAGACCACAGCGCTAGCACGCTCCATTTCTGTGTGAAAAAAGTCAAGAATGTTTGTTTCAATCTATCTATTTGTGTTTTGATAAGATATGTTTGAATTCCTATCCACAGGCCGACGCGCTTGTATCGGGTCCCACCTGGCCAAGATGGAGCTTCTGCTCTTCCTGTCGACCATCCTGCGGCGCTTCACCATCAAaccgccagagggcgctcccgCACAGTCCCTGGAGGGCCACCTCGGCGTCATCCTGCAGCCCCCCTCCTTCCAAATATGCGCCGTGCCGCGGTGAACAATTAATTGAGGGCTGAAACTGATTCTTTTTGTAAACTGTGGGAGGAACCGACAACGAAGAAGATAGAGGGGCGACATCCCAATGCCGCAATGAACTAGTCAATTTAATTCATCTGAAGTAAAGACAGTAGATACCAATCTGAGTGCACCCTcataaatcaggacccctacgctccacgttacatcgctcgcgaaggggccctgattaCCAGcgccgcgagcgatgtaacgccTATGTGGAGcgtaggggtcctgatttatgAGGGTGTCTGAGTGGTGAGGCTATTGTAGTGCCTTTCAACGtgtttgaggcacctcctcgatcacggaaacccccattttacgtcccttccgaaagacgaatgcagctccaatcAGGATGCCCGTGCCCGAATTAGACTGCGAGTGACTGAGGAGAGGAACAGATAATGAAACATGTACATCTTCTGGTCTTCCACTACCTTCAAGAACGATGCACATAATTAAGACTTAGAAATGTGGATCCCAAAGCCAAGCTGTATCAAGCTATACTGGACGTCATTTATGCAAAACGTGTAGTTGTTCTAGAGGAAAAGTAATACTTAAATAAGTGTGTTAACCACAGTATGAcagataatatatatataaacatatatacatatatgtaaatatatatataaacatatataaacatttacaaatatatatgaatatacatgtatacaaaaatatacatataatgtATAATGCTATGTAAATAGATATGTGTGTAATCGTAAATTATTCATTTTGATTAGATTTAGTATGGTCGAAGAATAGCATTTTGGAATCAATATTATTCATAAAGCCATATGATACATATTACTTTCACATATATTCAATTTTGTAATTTGAATTTGATATGAGCACAGTGCTGTATGATCTGATTGGCGGTTTGTATTTCCATGGAAACCACCTCAAAAGCGCTGAAACAGAAGCGAATTTCTGAACCTTTATCAAAGTTGTTAAGAAATGTATGTGTACtctacgtcaatgaaggttagacatccaggtaataagagacgcaaggcaacagttactcaagcaactggatagaattttgaaacagtcagacgtttcagacagcgacTCagttgtctttcgtcagtgatgaCTAAAGAACAGGAGTTACTGACTAGTATTGGGTTTGAGCGTATTTTATCAGGTATGCCGTCGTCCCACTACCGTATGATGAACATGGAACCTATATCTTACAAGCAATACGTTATCAAAAGTGTGTTATGATCTGTCATTAGTTACACTGCACCGTTAATGTGGCTATGCTAGTCTGGTATCCAAACTAGTGcggcgtaccggtactgtgtaccggtagtgtaccgtaaaaactgattaCCAGTAGGTACAGGTCCGAAATACAGGGTCATGAAGTACCTAGTACctgtactgtaccgatatagatTTACAAgaatgtgcttattttgtgactgatctcctgaccttatgcaacaccaaacgtgaccaaagtgacaccttggaacagcgtaactaatatgcaacagatcattcaggcaggctggGTGTTTTGATAGCGAGGCCAAgagagtttggcggtaggaaacctagttatgttctttgaataaagatacttacaagttgaaaaatattgatatttctgTCATTATgaaagaagttcagaagaatgtatgttaatttttcaaattgttcaggtacagacctgtacctaaacctctgtacctgtacctgatgttacgtttaggtacgcagcactaatccaaacctattgtagCTGCCGAGTTGCTTTCGTCCTATGGCTATGTCTACGTGCGAAAGAGACTCCGCAGCTACTGGGGTCCATTGAGGTTGTCATCGTGACCTTACCGGTCTTAAGTGTGGCAAGGTCATCGGAAGATGTCCTCGTACAGTCAAGTTTGTTTGACCTTAGTGTTGCTGGTCGAGCATAAACTTAAGACGTCTGTAACCTCTAGACGAAACTAAAGAAGCCACACTAAGAAGCTgtttattgaataaaacataaaatgaaaaaaaaatactacgTGATGCTGAACCTTTTAAAGGTAGACGTCCGATCGGATGGTCATTCCGAAAGTGTAGTGAGTTTTGTGAGGTGGATGTTGATCCTATATATAGCCCCAAACTTTCAAAAGGTATGTATTGTACAATCTGACCGATCAAAACAATTTAAAGACACTGTATTTGgtaatttttctacatcatacgTTGAATCTACCCATCTAGACTGCACAGCGCGTAAATGAAAGTTGGTTGTGTCGTGAGAACGTCTTGAGATGAGACTGGGGTTTTCCGATAGGCAACAGCAAACTAAGGGACTTCGCTCGACTTGTTTTCCCGTTGTTTACCAACGCTGGAAATGTGAAAAACGCGAATACAGCCAAACCTGCCCACCTGgtcatggcgaccgctttttctcggtgctctgggtggtcgccttgggcaggtttgactgtataaaagTGCTAATGTTCCTCTGAAATTTTGAATGGACATTCTTAAATTTGCAgccaaaattctacaatacgaAAATATCGTTTTGTAGAATTTTGGCTGCGTATTCCTTAAAAGGAATCTCCCCGGTCCTGACGTGCGCAGCAGGACCCCCGGAACACCAAGCGACCTTTACAAGTACTGCAGTTATGACTTCGCCAACATGATCTATTTTGAATTCTTGACGCAAAGGTATCCCCAATCACATAATTTACGTAAATATAGGATATGAGTGTGTCTGGGTGTGAAATTGTGAATATATCAGCATACTTAAGTATCTTTATTCCCAcctatgagggagctttaggcattagcctcaagggtcaaacctctgcatgtaaaagaacccaacacacttattgagaagagtagacGTGACCCAGTCTTCTTGGCTAAATGCACAAGCAatagccgcattgcactactagctaacgaaaaagcctCATACTTCGCCCTATGGCtgcaccattttaatttcttggataacagaattttttttaaatgctagatttgaaaatccacaggaaaacagaatctcagaggaaagtttgaaCTTTGGTGCACataatttcagggagtgaacagggttaggtgcaagttttcaccccagccttctgttttcctgattttgttgttgttgctaaaatcaacaacaaaaaattctttaaccaagaaattaaattggtgtggcctaaggctgCTTCATCTTGTAACCTTTAACATTCAAGTCATATAAtttgtattgtacattttgtattttgtaaatatgtagTGGATGATATCAGTAGTGCTGCTAGGTGCTCTACGTGTGTTGTAAGCACTGTGGcaatcttaataaaacaaaacaaaagaaatataaGATATGGCACGATTTGCGTTATGGTTAAAAACCACAACAATTTTAATTTCCCCGGTATGTGGTCCACTCCACTCagtaatacattatgtacaatttaACAGTCAGTGACTCACTTGACATCTCTAAGTGAATGTATGGATAATCCCTGAAGACTTCACTCAGTTGTCTTTAAAAATTTTATCCGTGAATatctgtgttggaagaaaggtAAGCATTGTAGTTTTTTTGTACTATGACTACTACCAACACAGGTGAGCTTCCATGATCATGTTCCCCTCCAACGTTCGACTGCTACAGGCAGACAGCTGAGAAACAGAAACACTTACACGCTGCCATCGGCCAGGACTCAGCGACTAAACAAGTCATTCCTGTACTGTGCCATAAAACTCTATAATGAAAATGCCTGATCCACGGCTGGCCTGTTTTGGTCTTGATATGAATGTATAATTTgtaaatgatatattttatatgaaactGTACTGATTTTAAAATGAACACCTGTAAAAATTGGAACACAATTCAGGGAGGCGTTAGCTAATCCCTGCTCTTGtacgatttgttttgaattgaattgaataaagaTATTGGAAATCATATAAATAGCGTTGTTGATGCCTCCCCGCTGAGCGGTCTCACATCGACAGTTTCTCCACGAACACCTCCAGCACGTCCTCGTCGACGACCCCCATGAACGTGTCGACGACCTTCCCGTCCCTCATACCTACAACCGTCGGTACTGCGCGCACCTGGGAGGAACAGAAACCTCTGTATGAATAGTATAATATTCCACTTTTTTTAAGTCTCTGATTGTCATACCTTGgcagagatactgtaaatccaaTAAATTTCACATCCGGTAATCTTAGCAGTTGGGGGGAAATTtaattttaatggtgggaacaaaatgttagtaatcaaacatttgcgatgatgaaattttagtggttgactagtgaccgttaaatcagctaaaattaagttaccattatgaaatcaagaattacttatagaatacaacacggggtattccgtatcacccaaggtaccagccctaccgtgggtaggatcgcccgatgGCCGTAGGGCATTCCGGCCTGCAGGAGGGCGGGGACCTAGTTTTCACGGCTTTCACAGGTTTAACGGGTGTTCCGCACTGGGTGATAgcttgggttatcacacagggttctacttttatcacacaggcttttAATGAATATTTCAAACCCGCTTTGCGTGCCCCGGTTGCGCTTCTGTTGagaattcgaataccggattcttGGAGATTACTTACATCATACTGCATGGCGatctccttacatctgcttggagattacttacaTTATACTGCATGGCAgtctccttacatctgcttggagattacttacaTTATACTGCATGGCAgcctccttacatctgcttggagagtacttacATCGTACTGCATGGCAgtctccttacatctgcttggagattacttacaTCATACTGCATGGTGatctccttacatctgcttggagattactaacaTCATACTGCATGGCAgggtccttacatctgcttggagattacttacaTCATACTGCATGGCAgtctccttacatctgcttggagattacttacaTTATACTGCATGGCAgcctccttacatctgcttggagagtacttacATCGTACTGCATGGCAgtctccttacatctgcttggagattacttacaTCATACTGCATGGCGatctccttacatctgcttggagattacttacaTCATACTGCATGGCAgtctccttacatctgcttggagattacttacaTCATACTGCATGGCGatctccttacatctgcttggagattacttacaTCATACTGCATGGCAgggtccttacatctgcttggagagtacttacATCATACTGCATGGCAgtctccttacatctgcttggagattacttacaTCATACTGCATGGCGACCTCCTGCAGGTTGTCAATGTCGACCTTGGCCAGCTCCACGTCCCCATTCTTCGCTGAGATGACCTTGTCCAACCGAGGGGCCAGCACCTTGCACGGACCGCACCATCTGTGCACACAAGGGGGGAAGATATGGTACTTTTCGTGAAAAGCAAAAAACTCTTTTGAGAAGCAGACAATAAAGTAAACACTAATAATATCTTGCAATTGTATGtaattgtaacagtggggatcaatctccactaactgaccaatctaactggtccggacctagTGGTCAGcagttgaattcccaagccgtgcggatcgggattggcgcgggttctaatcccgggtttTTACATAATGATGCAGTATTTGCTTCTCTGTAGAACGAACATTTTCAGCATGCCAACAAGTTGCTGGTTCCAAACTGGCCACAGTATTCATTGTGATGCAATTAAATGAATTCAATTAAAGAGTACATTAAGGATCCAGAGGTATCAGGAGAGATACACTTAATAGACTGATACAAACTATGTTCCCCTACTTCATGGAAAATTTATATCATTAATGCCTATAGCTTAGATCAAGAAAAATCTGCTCTTACATTTCCATGATGACAAAGATAAAATCAAAGATACAACAAGAAGCTGAATCAACCTATACTAGATGTATAGTACTGACACACAATAGCttgtatttgtaaacttttttatgtgacctaTATCTAGCTCAGTGGGGCAAAATGTACAGTAAAGTAAAGGTCTTTGTTATATACtagtaaagacaattcaaactctacaactggataaaaattcggagatttatttccggatgtttcgagtgacaaccatcactcttcttcagcgtcactaaaatgaactagcagaactaaccagtggtccgcaacatcagcttggctgcctggcgctccactatgtattgtcttgttgcaattttcaataaaatatataaataaactagccagtacttatatacaataactagaacaaacggtttttacatggcaaaacTTCACAAACGTATAAAGGTCTTTGTTCAATCATGAACTCACGTTGCGTGGAAGTCGACGACCACCGGTTTTGTGTTCTTTAAGACTCGGTCCTTGAAGTCTTCCTCGTCCTGAACATTGAAGGAGAACCCCAGGACCCTGCTGGTGGAGAATGGAGCCGCTCGTCTGGCGCTGAGAAGGAGTGGACTGGCTAACGGTGATCTGTGGGCCGTGGTGTGAAGCCGTGCAGCTGACGCTGAGGCTTGGAGGAGCCTTGTTAACGGTCTCAGAGCCATGGCCGTAGGTCTGTGACCTGCAACATAGGAGAAAATCAACGGTTTTAGTCTTAGCTTACTGGAATTAGATAATCTCCAAGTCCAAGCAGATGATGGGAAGAAAATCACAACATTTTCTTCACAAAACATTTTCTGATCTGCTGTTTTAACATGAGAACCTTGCATGTTTTAGAGTACGTTGATTCTCGATTCTTGCTGACAGTGCTCTTCAAGGGGACAgtactgtcagaaaaaaatggtaGATCAGAAAACGTTTACTTACGATTTTCtaaccaacatctgcttggaaattttaAAAACACAGTTCCCATGACCCTTGCATGACCCGAGTGACCCGCTGTAGGGAtgaaataatctccaagcagatccgcgcaccgggcgcgaaaatcgtatatgctagccagagaaggtccagtcagcaagagagaccctctctggctagcatatacgattttcacgcccggtgtggatctgtttggagatgagGGATGAAACCCAGTGAGGTGACACGAAATCTAACACGACGACTATAACAAGATTTAGATATTTGTGCATATCAGACAGC is a window of Branchiostoma lanceolatum isolate klBraLanc5 chromosome 8, klBraLanc5.hap2, whole genome shotgun sequence DNA encoding:
- the LOC136440701 gene encoding cytochrome P450 2D17-like; the encoded protein is MAVFKEQQPFKTYTGGVTGVLVVVLAVLVVCVSRKRRRAGRFPPGPPAWPLLGHLPLLGRRPHVRFSEWSREYGPVLGVELGSQRVVVLNDYESVREALVVQAEVFSSRPDLYLMRLFSDGGKGIGLAPYTAKWKAQRRFTDRTLRRLGIGKVTFEGKVMREVDDLVSTISDQQGAPFDPKYHVGVGVLNIICSLVFGEHFKHDDPLFLKLFNALEDISRYGGSTKHLNIIPALRYVPVLNHGAVRTMAAVSNGRDFISTMIGQHKANFDPGNIRDFIDAYLLAISEEPEEKRGEDFLNEEELRQDIFDLFIAGTESTTATILWSLLLLSVHPEIQTKIQNELDTALGPYRDASVLDRQSLPYTEATILEVLRFRPTPFGLPHATTADATLRGFEIPAKTQVLVNRWAMNMDDRKWSHPDRFDPGRFLDPEGHLDVPVHFRPFLMGRRACIGSHLAKMELLLFLSTILRRFTIKPPEGAPAQSLEGHLGVILQPPSFQICAVPR
- the LOC136439783 gene encoding thioredoxin, mitochondrial-like, which gives rise to MALRPLTRLLQASASAARLHTTAHRSPLASPLLLSARRAAPFSTSRVLGFSFNVQDEEDFKDRVLKNTKPVVVDFHATWCGPCKVLAPRLDKVISAKNGDVELAKVDIDNLQEVAMQYDVRAVPTVVGMRDGKVVDTFMGVVDEDVLEVFVEKLSM